In the genome of Persephonella sp. KM09-Lau-8, one region contains:
- the queA gene encoding tRNA preQ1(34) S-adenosylmethionine ribosyltransferase-isomerase QueA, with translation MKLSEFDYHLPEELIAKYPVEPRDSCRLMVLDRRNQKIEHRIFRDIVDYLKEGDLLVLNDTKVIPARLIGRKTTGAKIEVLLLRPYTDNEWEVLIKNIKRLKPGQEVIFGEDFKAVLLEKYQEGKARVKLIGDNIKELINKYGHIPLPPYIEREDEDRDKEAYQTVFARKEGAVASPTAGLHFTQELLKKLEEKGIKKAFCTLHVGLGTFRPIQTEDITKHKMHEEYYQIPDETLQAIRKTKEKGKKVIAVGTTVVRTLETYAQTGKKEGFSDIFIYPPYQFKMVDALITNFHLPKSTLILLVSAFAGKDFIFKAYNEAIQQKYRFFSYGDAMLIL, from the coding sequence ATAAAACTATCAGAATTTGATTACCATCTTCCTGAAGAGCTTATAGCAAAGTATCCTGTAGAGCCGAGGGATAGCTGCAGGCTTATGGTTCTGGACAGGAGAAACCAGAAAATAGAACATCGGATATTCAGGGATATTGTAGATTATCTAAAAGAGGGGGATTTACTGGTTCTAAATGATACAAAGGTTATACCTGCAAGGCTTATAGGCAGAAAAACCACAGGGGCAAAAATAGAGGTTTTGCTTTTAAGACCCTACACAGATAATGAGTGGGAAGTTTTAATCAAAAATATCAAAAGATTAAAGCCGGGACAGGAAGTTATATTTGGGGAGGATTTTAAAGCTGTTCTACTGGAAAAATATCAGGAAGGAAAAGCCAGAGTAAAGCTGATCGGGGATAATATAAAAGAGCTTATCAACAAATACGGCCATATACCTCTGCCTCCTTATATAGAAAGGGAGGACGAGGACAGAGATAAAGAAGCCTATCAAACAGTTTTTGCCAGAAAGGAAGGGGCTGTGGCATCTCCAACAGCTGGACTACATTTTACACAGGAGCTTTTGAAAAAACTTGAAGAAAAAGGAATAAAGAAAGCCTTTTGCACTCTTCATGTAGGGCTGGGAACATTCAGACCTATACAGACAGAAGATATAACAAAACATAAGATGCATGAGGAGTATTACCAGATTCCAGATGAAACATTACAGGCCATAAGGAAAACAAAAGAAAAAGGCAAAAAAGTTATAGCTGTCGGAACAACAGTTGTTAGAACTCTGGAAACTTATGCCCAAACAGGAAAAAAAGAGGGTTTCAGTGATATATTCATATATCCTCCATATCAATTTAAAATGGTTGATGCTTTAATAACCAACTTTCATCTTCCTAAATCCACATTAATACTTCTTGTGTCTGCCTTTGCAGGCAAAGATTTTATTTTTAAAGCTTACAATGAAGCAATCCAGCAAAAATACCGCTTTTTCTCATATGGAGACGCAATGCTAATACTCTGA
- a CDS encoding DUF6394 family protein produces MINWGKVWSDFFIFLALTSNVGFIFSHDPYQLIIAIGVNLLATVLKFGAKKILAAELLATALVADLHLIPATILYFTGTHVPLAIGLAIGAAVANVISIIMLVIEIIFEYRKEEEE; encoded by the coding sequence ATGATTAACTGGGGAAAAGTATGGTCAGACTTTTTTATATTCCTTGCTCTTACCAGTAATGTGGGTTTTATATTCAGTCATGATCCTTATCAGCTAATAATTGCGATAGGTGTTAACCTGCTGGCAACGGTTCTTAAATTTGGAGCTAAAAAAATACTTGCAGCAGAGCTACTGGCGACTGCGTTAGTTGCGGATCTACATCTTATACCTGCAACTATTCTTTACTTCACAGGAACTCATGTTCCACTGGCTATTGGTCTTGCAATAGGTGCTGCTGTAGCAAATGTAATTTCTATAATTATGCTGGTAATAGAAATCATTTTTGAGTATAGAAAAGAAGAAGAGGAATAA
- a CDS encoding potassium channel protein: protein MAKKKKKQKPYGNVKPKNYRAIYEEKFYNILFQLRYPLMTVIFFTTLGVLMLMIINNKSDGRSVLNYFFHTVITFSTVGYTEGYDVDPEHLMINRFFATVFIIITIPLVYMYGLVMTVNVFLSSNINEIFRYWRMYRRMEQLKDHYIICRFNGITREVMKNLKKRKIKFVLIEPDPAKEQEIIDFGVEFYVIDEPHKRSVLLGVGIEKAKGLVTAFEENTQDISVIVTARLIRPDKDNFYVFATATTEGAAEKMKLLGANEVIVPDVAVGRRLTSFVLHPPSPVLSGFLEKIAYGERTDIDIMEIRVEPNSDLIGKKLKDIHMRQETGATIVAIIREDGKMKIAPSGDTEIKEGDSLIVLGHPKALKRAEVFFEEHIKQEEKEEVKAND from the coding sequence ATGGCTAAAAAAAAGAAAAAACAAAAACCATACGGTAATGTAAAACCTAAAAATTACAGAGCTATATATGAGGAAAAGTTCTACAACATCCTTTTCCAGCTAAGATATCCTTTAATGACTGTTATTTTCTTTACCACACTGGGCGTATTAATGCTCATGATTATAAACAACAAAAGTGATGGAAGAAGTGTTCTTAATTACTTTTTCCATACAGTAATCACATTCTCCACTGTTGGCTATACAGAAGGGTATGATGTTGACCCTGAGCATCTTATGATAAATAGATTTTTTGCAACTGTCTTTATCATAATAACAATACCCCTTGTTTATATGTATGGTCTTGTTATGACCGTTAATGTATTTTTATCCAGCAATATAAATGAAATCTTTAGATACTGGAGGATGTATAGAAGGATGGAGCAACTAAAAGACCACTATATAATCTGTCGTTTTAATGGCATTACCAGAGAAGTAATGAAAAATCTGAAAAAAAGAAAAATCAAGTTTGTCCTGATTGAGCCTGACCCTGCGAAAGAGCAGGAGATAATTGATTTTGGTGTGGAATTTTACGTTATTGATGAGCCACATAAAAGGTCAGTCCTTCTTGGAGTTGGTATAGAAAAGGCAAAGGGATTGGTAACAGCATTTGAGGAAAACACACAGGATATATCAGTTATAGTTACAGCAAGGCTGATTAGACCGGACAAAGATAATTTTTATGTATTTGCAACAGCGACAACCGAAGGAGCTGCAGAAAAGATGAAACTTCTTGGTGCCAATGAGGTTATAGTTCCAGATGTGGCTGTAGGAAGAAGGTTAACCTCTTTTGTTCTCCATCCACCTTCTCCTGTGCTTTCTGGTTTCCTTGAAAAGATTGCCTATGGAGAAAGAACGGATATTGATATTATGGAAATAAGGGTTGAACCAAACTCTGACCTGATAGGCAAAAAACTCAAAGATATTCATATGAGACAGGAAACAGGGGCAACAATAGTGGCAATTATTAGAGAAGACGGAAAAATGAAGATAGCCCCTTCCGGCGATACAGAAATAAAAGAAGGAGATTCTCTAATAGTTTTGGGACATCCAAAAGCCCTCAAAAGAGCTGAGGTTTTCTTTGAGGAACATATAAAACAGGAAGAAAAAGAAGAGGTAAAGGCAAATGATTAA
- a CDS encoding riboflavin synthase → MFTGLIEEIGKIQEIKPQVNGIEIKVSAKKILEDSQIGDSIAINGVCLTITELGDNYFKFDVSPETLNRSTFRYLKIGDYVNLERALRPSDRLGGHIVQGHVDTVGEIRNITPRGEHTEFIFSFPSEYSNLIVEKGSIAIDGISLTINEISENSFSINIIPHTLQSTTLQYKKIGDKVNIEFDILGKYVNRILGKIRQSNLEKLLENF, encoded by the coding sequence ATGTTTACCGGACTGATTGAGGAAATTGGTAAAATACAGGAAATAAAACCACAAGTCAATGGTATAGAAATAAAAGTTTCTGCAAAGAAAATCCTTGAAGATTCCCAGATAGGAGATAGTATTGCAATAAACGGAGTCTGCTTAACAATAACAGAACTGGGAGATAATTATTTCAAATTTGATGTATCCCCAGAAACTCTGAACAGGTCAACATTCCGATATCTGAAAATAGGCGATTATGTAAATCTGGAAAGGGCGTTAAGACCTTCAGACAGACTTGGAGGGCATATAGTTCAGGGTCATGTAGATACTGTAGGAGAAATCAGAAATATTACCCCCAGAGGAGAGCATACAGAGTTTATTTTTTCATTTCCTTCTGAATATTCCAATCTAATTGTGGAAAAAGGCTCAATAGCAATAGACGGTATCAGTCTTACTATAAATGAAATCAGCGAGAATAGTTTCTCCATAAATATAATTCCCCACACATTACAAAGCACAACTCTTCAGTATAAAAAAATAGGAGATAAGGTAAATATTGAGTTTGATATTCTCGGAAAGTATGTAAACAGAATTTTAGGGAAAATTAGACAGAGCAACTTAGAAAAACTCTTAGAGAACTTCTAA
- a CDS encoding lytic transglycosylase domain-containing protein, with translation MKKIIILLLIITKISLAFEDCIDFFKKERYLQAKQCFSQINQTDPLYPYALYYLLRTRVYAEEDYSDLLPEMEKFKNTAVYSYFYLYLASINRFKNPKLALEYWSKIDKEALFKDDIPFYYYLKYQIDKSLKKDPIKEAKKISLYFPYDRFYGYPVVFENINILSEEEKFNVLDRLAAKRMFTKAIYLLPYIKDGQKKYLYSALLYMKNREYQKAEYFISLLKGKYRASAVYSYIFFQRKMSEKKKYFKELLKYNDKKLIWKAANYLMKKSFYLQKYKDFFYYSQFIPEKSRYYSNKLWFLSLYYYIHGKKNKAAEILEKNIRYFSEKPKVYYWLYLSYKDINRTKAYKYLKKAASIKKIDFYVIRAREKLGLPLFEGKPMFLKFYQSKTLDMIAKLKPIDYKAAYIEARYFMKKHGVESIAAVFPELAARKLSDRKYLVRYAYPKPFLKYATDNLTYAIMRRESFFDPYVVSFANAVGLMQIIPPTARWIAQQKKDRNFDIVQLFEPSKNIEYGRWYLKYLDRMFKGNIFYIAGGYNGGDGTVRRTLKRYEIKNIEEFVELLPYRETRYYVKYVYTNYKAYQTIYGRK, from the coding sequence ATGAAAAAAATAATTATTTTACTGCTTATAATTACAAAAATATCCCTTGCCTTTGAGGATTGTATTGATTTTTTCAAGAAAGAGAGATATTTACAGGCTAAACAGTGCTTTTCTCAGATAAATCAGACAGACCCTTTATATCCTTATGCACTTTATTATTTGCTTCGAACCAGAGTTTATGCAGAAGAAGACTATTCAGATTTATTACCTGAAATGGAAAAATTTAAGAATACAGCTGTTTATAGCTATTTTTATCTATATCTTGCTTCTATAAACAGGTTTAAAAACCCTAAGCTTGCCCTTGAATACTGGTCAAAAATAGACAAAGAGGCACTTTTTAAGGATGATATTCCCTTTTACTACTATTTAAAATACCAGATTGATAAGTCTTTAAAAAAAGACCCTATAAAAGAAGCTAAAAAAATATCTCTTTATTTCCCTTACGATAGGTTTTATGGATATCCTGTGGTTTTTGAGAATATCAATATTTTATCTGAAGAAGAAAAATTTAATGTTTTAGACAGACTTGCAGCAAAAAGGATGTTCACAAAGGCAATATATCTGCTTCCATATATTAAAGATGGGCAGAAAAAATATCTTTATAGTGCTCTTTTGTATATGAAAAATAGGGAATACCAGAAGGCTGAATATTTTATTTCTCTGCTAAAAGGTAAGTATAGAGCTTCTGCAGTCTATTCATATATTTTCTTCCAGAGAAAAATGTCAGAGAAAAAAAAGTATTTTAAAGAGCTATTGAAATACAATGACAAAAAGTTAATCTGGAAGGCAGCAAACTATCTGATGAAAAAAAGTTTTTATCTCCAAAAATATAAAGATTTTTTCTACTATTCACAATTTATTCCGGAAAAAAGCAGATATTACTCAAATAAGCTATGGTTTTTGTCCCTTTATTACTATATACATGGGAAGAAAAACAAAGCAGCAGAAATTTTGGAAAAAAATATAAGATATTTCTCAGAAAAGCCCAAAGTCTATTACTGGCTATATTTATCCTACAAAGACATAAACAGAACAAAAGCCTATAAATATTTAAAAAAAGCTGCTTCAATCAAAAAAATAGATTTCTATGTAATCAGAGCCAGAGAAAAATTAGGACTACCATTATTTGAAGGAAAACCTATGTTCCTGAAATTCTATCAGAGCAAAACCCTTGATATGATTGCAAAGCTTAAACCTATAGATTACAAAGCTGCTTATATAGAAGCCAGATATTTTATGAAAAAACACGGAGTAGAATCTATTGCTGCGGTTTTCCCTGAACTTGCTGCCAGAAAATTATCAGACAGGAAATATCTTGTCCGTTATGCATATCCAAAACCATTCTTAAAATATGCCACCGACAATTTAACCTATGCCATTATGAGAAGAGAAAGCTTTTTTGACCCTTATGTTGTTTCCTTTGCTAATGCTGTTGGGCTTATGCAGATAATTCCTCCTACTGCCAGATGGATAGCTCAGCAGAAAAAAGACAGAAATTTTGATATTGTCCAGCTTTTTGAACCTTCCAAAAATATAGAATATGGCAGATGGTATTTAAAATACTTAGACAGAATGTTTAAAGGCAATATATTTTATATTGCAGGTGGATATAATGGTGGTGATGGGACAGTAAGAAGAACTCTAAAAAGATACGAAATAAAAAATATTGAAGAATTTGTTGAACTTTTACCTTACAGAGAAACAAGGTATTATGTAAAATATGTTTATACAAACTACAAAGCATACCAGACAATATATGGAAGAAAATAA
- a CDS encoding ATP-binding protein: MRINPFRNLSIRWKVALATSFYILLVLVGAIFYTAYSFEQKLLKEKNQNIIENIKNIIESYKDSFVLKNLEKIDEMTRKIDNLPSVFFVKVFDTGGRIIGDIDLSNLGKTEKDFLKKIPDKPYIKKDKNIISFYYPVKIDSDTIGYVITRHDLKTLKESIDREIFKILVQTFAIASMVIIASFLGVFLISGHMVKPLIDLKNKITEITGSYIDSSKLDVEPVPQNDKDCIKSLTSECWLTSEKGGEILLNIGDTALKECSSCEKFKQLSGDEIRQLNYSFYMMVASLKEYLRKLDEAHRERETLNCMATMGEMSAKIAHEIKNALYAIGNAANYLRQNIDNELVKEFSGIIKDEVNRLNKMTVSFLNFSKLIEPKFQKGDINEEIKNSVMLLKPDMDDEGIRLIIETDPDMPEFEFDKNLIKQMIFNLILNSIDALKDKKGDKFIRIKTEYIKLKDKDIARLIIEDNGEGIEPENKDKIFKPFFTTKQKGTGLGLPMVYKIVFSHNGAISMESEKGKGTAFIIDFRI, from the coding sequence ATGAGAATAAATCCTTTTAGAAATTTATCTATACGATGGAAAGTTGCTCTGGCCACTTCATTTTATATACTTCTTGTTCTTGTTGGAGCTATTTTTTATACTGCTTATAGCTTTGAACAGAAACTACTTAAAGAAAAAAATCAAAATATCATCGAAAACATAAAAAATATAATTGAAAGTTATAAAGACAGTTTTGTCCTGAAAAATCTTGAAAAAATAGATGAAATGACCAGAAAGATAGACAATTTACCTTCTGTATTTTTTGTGAAAGTATTTGATACAGGAGGAAGAATTATTGGAGATATAGATTTATCTAATTTAGGCAAAACAGAAAAAGATTTTTTAAAAAAGATTCCCGATAAACCTTATATCAAAAAAGATAAAAATATTATCTCATTCTATTATCCGGTAAAAATTGACTCTGATACGATAGGGTATGTAATTACAAGACATGACCTGAAAACCCTCAAAGAATCAATAGATAGAGAGATATTTAAGATTTTAGTTCAAACCTTTGCTATAGCATCTATGGTAATTATTGCATCATTTTTAGGAGTGTTTCTTATTTCAGGACATATGGTTAAACCTTTAATAGATCTGAAAAATAAGATTACAGAAATTACAGGTTCATACATAGATAGTTCTAAGTTGGATGTGGAGCCTGTGCCCCAAAATGATAAAGATTGTATCAAATCATTAACATCAGAATGCTGGCTCACTTCTGAAAAAGGGGGAGAGATCCTTCTTAATATAGGAGATACTGCTTTAAAGGAATGTTCTTCCTGTGAAAAGTTTAAACAGCTTTCTGGAGACGAAATAAGACAGTTAAATTACTCCTTTTATATGATGGTAGCTTCTCTGAAAGAATATTTAAGAAAATTAGATGAGGCCCATAGAGAAAGAGAAACTTTAAACTGTATGGCAACAATGGGAGAAATGAGTGCAAAAATAGCCCATGAGATAAAGAATGCTCTTTATGCAATCGGAAATGCAGCAAACTACTTAAGGCAGAATATAGACAATGAACTGGTTAAAGAATTTTCAGGGATAATAAAAGATGAAGTTAATAGACTCAATAAAATGACTGTATCCTTTTTGAATTTTTCAAAACTTATAGAACCTAAATTTCAAAAAGGAGATATAAATGAAGAAATAAAGAATTCTGTTATGCTTCTAAAACCCGATATGGATGATGAAGGGATCAGGCTTATCATTGAAACAGATCCAGATATGCCCGAATTTGAATTTGATAAAAATCTAATAAAACAGATGATTTTCAATCTGATTTTGAACAGTATCGATGCCCTGAAAGATAAAAAAGGTGATAAATTTATAAGAATAAAAACCGAATATATAAAACTAAAGGATAAAGATATAGCAAGGTTAATAATCGAAGATAATGGCGAGGGAATAGAACCAGAAAATAAGGATAAGATTTTTAAACCTTTCTTTACAACGAAACAAAAGGGCACAGGTTTAGGATTACCTATGGTTTATAAAATTGTTTTTAGCCATAATGGAGCGATAAGTATGGAATCAGAAAAAGGAAAAGGAACAGCATTTATCATTGATTTCAGGATATGA
- a CDS encoding phosphate/phosphite/phosphonate ABC transporter substrate-binding protein — protein MRFATVFLLFFFMVFSSLASERLLLAVLSSGNPVEEYKRFKNLSQYLEKRLNKKIELKIFGRYENLLRYYDEHFVDISIVCPVVYYKILEKHKVDASAVIKIRGHVLEAGVIVVRKDGEINSVNDLKGKKITLGSSICASNCIMPLYVLSKNGIKYTDISDMWSSGSDRAAILSVLSGLADAAGVKEESAFGFLDHGIKIIARSPYVPRYIVVINESLPQKLQKQIRTALFSLKDQELLKKIGIDGFEKPKPEMFRIVKDYNDILSQYPLIQ, from the coding sequence ATGAGATTTGCTACAGTTTTCTTATTATTTTTCTTTATGGTTTTTTCCTCCTTAGCTTCTGAACGGCTACTTCTGGCCGTTCTTTCTTCTGGTAACCCTGTTGAAGAATATAAAAGATTTAAGAATCTATCTCAGTATTTGGAGAAAAGATTAAACAAAAAAATAGAGCTTAAAATATTTGGTAGATATGAAAATTTACTAAGGTATTATGATGAACATTTTGTTGATATATCTATAGTCTGTCCAGTTGTTTATTACAAAATATTGGAAAAACATAAGGTTGATGCTTCAGCAGTTATAAAAATTCGAGGTCATGTTTTAGAAGCTGGAGTTATTGTTGTCAGGAAGGACGGAGAAATAAATTCTGTTAATGACCTTAAGGGTAAAAAGATAACCCTTGGCAGTAGTATATGTGCCAGTAATTGTATAATGCCCCTTTATGTTCTCAGTAAAAATGGCATTAAATACACGGATATATCTGATATGTGGAGTTCTGGAAGTGATAGAGCTGCAATACTATCAGTATTATCCGGTCTTGCAGATGCGGCAGGGGTTAAGGAAGAAAGTGCTTTTGGATTTTTAGATCATGGAATTAAAATTATTGCTCGCTCTCCATATGTTCCAAGATATATAGTTGTGATAAATGAATCTTTACCACAAAAACTACAAAAACAGATAAGAACAGCATTGTTTTCCCTAAAAGATCAAGAACTTCTTAAGAAAATAGGGATTGATGGTTTTGAAAAACCAAAACCTGAGATGTTTCGGATAGTAAAGGACTATAATGATATACTATCCCAATATCCATTAATACAGTAG
- a CDS encoding DsrE family protein, protein MRVLIAFMVFVSMVFAAEKGANLEVSDSTYPSIKVVYDWNLSKPEDVDKALNFISNHIKAYNQYAPLEEIEIVVVSHGAEIPVFAKQNEKYFKKIVERIKNFHGSYGVKFYICYNAAKAFGFDKEDFPSFVILTPAGVAKLAALQEEGYRLVPAVVNDFEPVKKKYGKQK, encoded by the coding sequence ATGAGAGTATTAATTGCTTTTATGGTTTTTGTTTCAATGGTATTTGCAGCAGAAAAGGGTGCAAATCTGGAAGTGTCTGACAGCACATATCCTTCAATAAAGGTTGTATATGACTGGAATCTATCCAAACCTGAAGATGTGGATAAGGCCTTAAATTTTATCAGTAACCATATAAAAGCATATAACCAGTATGCGCCATTGGAAGAGATTGAGATAGTTGTTGTCAGTCATGGTGCAGAAATCCCTGTTTTCGCCAAACAGAATGAAAAATATTTCAAAAAAATAGTTGAGAGGATTAAAAACTTTCATGGTTCCTATGGTGTTAAGTTCTACATCTGTTATAACGCTGCAAAGGCTTTCGGTTTTGATAAAGAAGATTTCCCTTCCTTTGTGATACTCACACCAGCAGGGGTTGCAAAACTGGCAGCACTACAGGAAGAAGGATATCGTCTTGTTCCGGCTGTAGTTAATGATTTTGAACCTGTAAAAAAGAAATATGGTAAGCAAAAATGA
- a CDS encoding DsrE family protein gives MKKFILLIFLFITSLSRGEDEVAKVVIDFRSGDLHIFENYLINGLANNIQYYRDNLKELKVVVVVHGDGYKFFIKNLDKSPYKDDIQLKKKQKELKERLENLVKFYGVRFEMCKAGMKARGISEDNIYSFVKPVYSALVGLVNWQNKGYAYMVFQ, from the coding sequence ATGAAAAAGTTTATTTTGTTGATTTTTCTTTTTATTACTTCTTTATCCCGTGGAGAAGATGAGGTAGCAAAAGTAGTTATTGACTTTCGTTCAGGTGATCTACATATCTTTGAAAACTATCTGATAAATGGTCTTGCAAACAATATCCAGTATTACAGGGACAACCTTAAGGAGTTAAAAGTCGTGGTAGTGGTGCATGGAGATGGGTATAAATTTTTCATAAAAAATTTAGATAAATCACCTTATAAGGATGATATTCAGCTTAAGAAAAAACAGAAGGAGTTAAAAGAAAGATTGGAAAATCTGGTGAAATTTTACGGGGTAAGATTTGAGATGTGTAAGGCAGGGATGAAAGCAAGAGGAATATCTGAGGATAATATCTATTCATTTGTGAAACCTGTTTATTCCGCACTTGTTGGTCTTGTTAACTGGCAAAACAAAGGATATGCATACATGGTTTTCCAGTAA
- a CDS encoding sigma-54 dependent transcriptional regulator, with translation MGYRVLLIDDEKSILKVIKKFLEDQNFQVTTAENKKEALKQITAKRFDIILSDYRLPDGTGMEILQYFRERDKETPFVMITAYGSIDGAVEAMRKGASHYVSKPIDAENLLKIIHFLIEKNEKNGFENMEEFAGIIGKSPLMRELFKEIDIVSKSESTVLIEGESGTGKELVAKAIHKLSSRKDKPFVALNCSAIPVELFENELFGHEKGAYTGATGNAKGKIELAADGTLFLDEVGELDTISQAKLLRVLQEKEFYRLGGTNTVPVRCRVIAATNRDLEKMVSEGKFREDLFYRINVVHLKVPPLRERKEDIPLLAKHFLKKYSQINRKNIVDIDKDAMEVLMNYEWKGNVRELENAIERAVVMCQYDVITTEHLPPRITKNKANSSTPEISGELNLFELEKRVILKVLEETNWNQTKAAQKLGISRKQLRTKMKNFGLLQA, from the coding sequence ATGGGTTACAGAGTTTTATTAATTGATGATGAAAAAAGTATCCTTAAGGTAATTAAAAAGTTCCTTGAAGACCAGAATTTTCAGGTAACAACTGCTGAAAACAAAAAAGAGGCTTTAAAACAGATTACAGCAAAGAGATTTGATATTATCTTGAGCGATTACAGACTCCCAGATGGAACAGGAATGGAAATTCTTCAGTATTTTAGGGAAAGGGACAAAGAAACTCCCTTTGTTATGATAACCGCCTATGGCTCAATAGATGGTGCCGTTGAAGCTATGAGAAAAGGAGCATCCCATTACGTATCAAAGCCTATTGATGCAGAGAATCTCCTTAAGATTATTCATTTTCTTATTGAAAAAAATGAAAAAAATGGTTTTGAGAATATGGAAGAGTTTGCAGGAATAATAGGAAAATCTCCACTAATGAGAGAACTTTTTAAAGAGATAGATATTGTAAGTAAAAGCGAATCAACAGTGCTAATAGAAGGAGAAAGCGGAACAGGAAAAGAACTTGTAGCAAAGGCAATACATAAACTATCCTCCAGAAAGGACAAACCATTTGTTGCCCTGAACTGTTCTGCAATTCCGGTGGAACTTTTTGAAAATGAACTGTTTGGTCATGAAAAAGGAGCTTATACCGGTGCAACAGGTAATGCAAAAGGAAAAATAGAACTGGCTGCAGATGGAACATTATTTTTAGATGAAGTTGGAGAGTTAGATACCATATCACAGGCTAAGCTTTTGAGGGTTTTGCAGGAAAAAGAATTTTACAGACTTGGAGGAACAAATACTGTTCCTGTAAGATGTAGAGTTATTGCAGCTACTAACAGAGACCTTGAAAAAATGGTCTCTGAAGGAAAATTTAGAGAGGATTTATTTTACAGAATTAATGTGGTTCATCTAAAAGTCCCTCCCCTCAGAGAAAGGAAAGAGGACATTCCATTGCTGGCAAAACATTTTCTAAAAAAATACAGCCAGATAAACAGGAAAAATATTGTTGATATTGATAAAGATGCAATGGAAGTCCTTATGAATTATGAATGGAAAGGCAATGTCAGGGAGCTTGAAAATGCCATAGAAAGAGCAGTTGTGATGTGTCAGTATGATGTAATTACCACAGAACATCTTCCTCCGAGAATAACTAAAAATAAAGCAAACAGTTCAACTCCAGAAATATCCGGAGAACTAAATCTCTTTGAACTTGAAAAAAGGGTGATACTAAAAGTTCTTGAAGAAACAAACTGGAATCAGACAAAAGCAGCACAAAAACTGGGGATATCAAGAAAACAACTTAGAACAAAGATGAAAAATTTCGGTCTGCTCCAGGCCTGA
- the soxX gene encoding sulfur oxidation c-type cytochrome SoxX — translation MKYLYLLLSGILMISVFSTNSKAGQIQFEHPDAKEIMLKDIPPGPRHYAIPSNCKLDNPEFIKKMAPIGKKLFNNKKAANCVACHCAPGSVGCGNIGPNLAHYKNTLMKAPYLGGQKKTISWLYQRIADYRVQIPPKYKKEPYFNIMTVNLTTGKLTYDDVCALTAFLLSLE, via the coding sequence ATGAAGTATCTATACCTGCTTTTATCAGGTATCCTGATGATATCTGTCTTTTCTACAAATTCAAAAGCCGGACAGATTCAGTTTGAGCATCCTGATGCAAAAGAAATCATGCTCAAAGATATTCCGCCGGGACCAAGGCATTATGCAATTCCGTCTAACTGCAAACTGGACAATCCAGAATTTATTAAAAAGATGGCACCTATCGGCAAAAAGCTATTTAACAACAAAAAAGCTGCAAACTGTGTTGCATGCCACTGTGCTCCCGGTTCTGTAGGTTGTGGGAATATAGGACCAAATCTTGCCCATTACAAAAACACCCTTATGAAAGCACCTTATCTGGGAGGTCAGAAAAAGACAATTTCATGGCTTTACCAGAGAATTGCAGATTACAGGGTTCAGATTCCACCTAAGTATAAAAAAGAACCTTATTTCAACATAATGACAGTTAATCTCACAACTGGAAAGCTTACATACGACGATGTATGTGCCCTAACTGCATTTCTTCTCTCTCTGGAGTAA
- a CDS encoding thioredoxin fold domain-containing protein, whose product MRKVVLLFFLMAGISYADIKWLSLEDGFSRAQKEKKIVLIYIYSPKCHYCKKMEATTFKSPQVQEIVNKYFIPVKVRKCSEDGAFVKEEYGYLGTPTFHFVKPDGTKIKSLFGAWSKEEFLKILRYFYAGAYKQKSMNEFFTEEK is encoded by the coding sequence ATGAGAAAAGTGGTTCTTCTATTTTTCTTAATGGCAGGAATTTCTTACGCAGATATTAAGTGGCTATCTCTGGAAGATGGATTTTCCAGAGCTCAAAAAGAAAAAAAGATAGTTCTGATTTATATCTACTCCCCAAAATGCCATTACTGTAAAAAAATGGAAGCAACCACATTTAAATCCCCACAGGTACAGGAAATAGTAAATAAATATTTCATTCCTGTAAAAGTCCGTAAATGTAGTGAAGATGGGGCATTTGTAAAAGAAGAATACGGATATCTGGGAACACCTACATTCCATTTTGTTAAACCTGACGGCACAAAAATAAAGAGTCTTTTTGGAGCGTGGAGTAAAGAAGAGTTTCTGAAAATACTCAGATATTTCTACGCCGGAGCATACAAACAAAAATCCATGAATGAATTTTTTACAGAAGAAAAATAA